In a genomic window of Microterricola viridarii:
- a CDS encoding GNAT family N-acetyltransferase, with translation MDTVITVRPAHERDIAQIARLHVESWRETYRGLMDDSVLDDPGAVARRELFWRAALTDPAHAGNRAAVAERGGEVIGVAMAGPPRDADADWSADLYVLYTCAAVHGAGAGPALLEAVLTPGTSAGLWVADPNARAQAFYLRHGFVPDGASKLGHGVRELRMIRR, from the coding sequence ATGGACACGGTGATCACGGTCAGGCCGGCGCACGAGCGCGACATCGCGCAGATCGCACGCCTGCACGTGGAGTCGTGGCGCGAGACCTACCGCGGGCTGATGGACGATTCCGTGCTGGATGATCCGGGCGCCGTCGCACGCCGCGAGCTGTTCTGGCGCGCCGCGCTCACCGACCCGGCCCACGCGGGCAACCGGGCGGCCGTCGCGGAACGCGGCGGGGAGGTCATCGGCGTCGCGATGGCGGGGCCGCCTCGCGACGCGGACGCGGACTGGTCCGCGGACCTCTACGTCCTCTATACCTGCGCAGCCGTGCACGGCGCGGGCGCCGGACCGGCGCTCCTCGAGGCGGTCCTGACACCGGGCACCAGCGCGGGCCTGTGGGTCGCCGACCCCAATGCGCGCGCCCAGGCGTTCTATCTGAGGCATGGCTTCGTTCCGGACGGTGCCTCCAAGCTCGGGCACGGTGTGCGGGAGCTGCGCATGATCCGTCGCTGA
- a CDS encoding VOC family protein encodes MGVTGIGGLFFRSRDPEARAAWYREHLGIEAGGDGLWQQQAGMTVFAPFPADSDYFAADQAFMLNLRVTELDALLAALEAAGIPIERRPDWEASEYGRFARIHDPEGLAIELWEPPALS; translated from the coding sequence ATGGGCGTCACGGGCATCGGCGGACTCTTCTTCCGCAGCCGCGACCCGGAGGCCCGTGCGGCCTGGTATCGCGAGCACCTCGGGATCGAGGCCGGCGGCGACGGCCTCTGGCAGCAGCAGGCCGGCATGACCGTCTTCGCGCCCTTCCCCGCAGACAGCGACTACTTCGCGGCGGATCAGGCATTCATGCTGAACCTGCGCGTCACAGAGTTGGACGCGCTGCTCGCCGCGCTCGAGGCGGCCGGCATCCCGATCGAGCGTCGGCCGGACTGGGAAGCGTCCGAATACGGCCGCTTCGCCCGCATCCACGACCCCGAAGGGCTCGCGATCGAGCTGTGGGAGCCGCCCGCGCTCAGCTGA
- a CDS encoding dihydrofolate reductase family protein, with the protein MRKLIVQQWVTVDNIAAEEDGGLSFVAGEPFSDTDTSPFQANLMGFIDSVDTMILGANTYAQSVGYWPHAAEQGEYGEKLNSLAKVVASSRLSEAPWGAFPAATVAPDAAATVRELKAQPGRDLWLWGSLTLMRSLMDAGLVDEVRMLVCPTSRGAGRRVFDDRHDLTLLEATPFENGVVLLRYEIAQ; encoded by the coding sequence ATGCGAAAACTCATCGTTCAACAGTGGGTGACCGTCGACAACATCGCAGCGGAGGAGGACGGCGGGCTCAGCTTCGTCGCCGGCGAGCCCTTCTCCGACACCGACACCAGCCCGTTCCAGGCGAACCTGATGGGCTTCATCGACTCGGTCGACACCATGATTCTCGGCGCGAACACCTACGCGCAGTCGGTCGGGTACTGGCCGCACGCCGCCGAACAGGGCGAGTACGGGGAGAAGCTCAACTCCCTGGCCAAGGTGGTCGCCTCCTCCCGCCTGTCGGAAGCGCCGTGGGGCGCCTTTCCCGCCGCGACGGTGGCACCCGATGCCGCCGCCACGGTCCGGGAGCTCAAGGCGCAGCCCGGCCGCGACCTCTGGCTGTGGGGGAGTCTCACCCTCATGCGATCACTGATGGATGCCGGCCTCGTCGATGAGGTCCGGATGCTCGTGTGTCCCACCTCGCGCGGCGCGGGGCGGCGCGTCTTCGATGACCGCCACGATCTGACGCTACTCGAGGCCACCCCGTTCGAGAACGGTGTCGTGCTGCTCCGGTACGAGATCGCGCAGTGA
- a CDS encoding HsmA family protein yields the protein MLVFAIVLITAALVFYTIGVWAEHRQRVLKPWHAVFFGIGLFFDASGTFAMSRLADSGTSATGLAGGLNTVMIVTGAIAIALMAIHLVWAIIVLARNRESERTQFHKFSLIVWAIWLIPYFAGAIGASIS from the coding sequence ATGCTCGTCTTCGCCATCGTCCTCATCACCGCCGCCCTGGTGTTCTACACGATCGGGGTCTGGGCCGAGCACCGCCAGCGCGTACTGAAGCCCTGGCACGCCGTCTTCTTCGGCATCGGCCTGTTCTTCGACGCCAGCGGGACGTTCGCGATGAGCCGGCTGGCCGATTCCGGCACCTCGGCGACCGGCCTCGCCGGCGGGCTGAACACGGTGATGATCGTCACCGGCGCCATCGCCATCGCCCTGATGGCCATCCACCTGGTCTGGGCGATCATCGTGCTGGCGCGCAACCGCGAGTCCGAGCGCACGCAGTTCCACAAGTTCTCGCTGATCGTCTGGGCAATCTGGCTGATTCCCTACTTCGCCGGTGCCATCGGCGCCAGCATCAGCTGA
- a CDS encoding RidA family protein gives MEITRVQPAGLVMSPAFSHVAIVPPGATTIYVGGQNGIDASGAIVSADVAEQSIRAVDNAGIALEAAGATLADVVQWTVLIASDADLGAAYGAIAPKLATAGAPPLVTAARVAGLGVPGALIEVSAIAAVIVTEGEHS, from the coding sequence ATGGAGATCACTCGAGTGCAACCGGCCGGTCTCGTGATGAGCCCGGCATTCAGCCATGTCGCCATCGTGCCACCCGGCGCGACCACGATCTACGTCGGCGGCCAGAACGGCATCGACGCCAGCGGGGCGATCGTGTCGGCGGATGTCGCCGAACAGTCGATCCGGGCCGTCGACAACGCGGGCATCGCCCTCGAGGCGGCCGGGGCGACGCTCGCCGACGTCGTGCAGTGGACCGTCCTCATCGCCTCGGATGCCGATCTCGGCGCGGCCTACGGGGCCATCGCGCCCAAGCTGGCCACAGCGGGGGCGCCGCCCCTCGTCACGGCGGCGCGGGTGGCCGGGCTCGGCGTGCCCGGGGCGCTCATCGAGGTCAGCGCCATCGCCGCGGTGATCGTCACGGAGGGGGAACACTCATGA
- a CDS encoding dihydrofolate reductase family protein, with the protein MSEIVVQAFVTLDGVVQAPGGRDEDAESGFEHGGWQDRYHPDEDNEFVGEWESKTEALLLGRKTYEIFAGAWGVWDENADGLTGELTRRYNRVPKYVASNTLTTLDWKNSHLLGPDVPAAVAALRAQPGGEIRVWGSGDLIKTLAAHDLIDEYRLVVYPLVLGTGKRLFSEGFPLTQLTLTESRALPTGILVNTYRRRAAAEKGGG; encoded by the coding sequence ATGAGTGAGATCGTCGTGCAGGCTTTCGTCACCCTCGATGGCGTTGTCCAGGCGCCCGGCGGCCGGGACGAGGACGCCGAGTCCGGCTTCGAGCACGGCGGCTGGCAGGACCGCTACCACCCGGATGAGGACAACGAGTTCGTGGGGGAGTGGGAGAGCAAGACAGAGGCGCTGCTGCTCGGCCGGAAGACCTACGAGATCTTCGCCGGCGCCTGGGGCGTGTGGGACGAGAACGCCGACGGGCTGACGGGGGAGCTGACCAGGCGGTACAACCGTGTCCCGAAATATGTGGCGTCGAACACGCTCACCACGCTCGACTGGAAGAACTCGCACCTGCTCGGCCCCGACGTGCCGGCCGCGGTGGCGGCCCTGCGGGCGCAGCCGGGCGGCGAAATCCGCGTCTGGGGCAGCGGCGACCTGATCAAGACGCTGGCGGCCCACGACCTCATCGACGAGTACCGGCTGGTCGTCTACCCGCTCGTGCTGGGCACCGGGAAACGGCTGTTCTCCGAGGGCTTCCCGCTCACCCAACTCACCCTCACGGAGTCGCGGGCGCTGCCCACCGGCATACTGGTCAACACGTACCGGCGCCGCGCGGCGGCCGAGAAGGGCGGGGGATAG
- a CDS encoding DNA alkylation repair protein — MTSSAGSVIGELAAAADLAAHPNRHYTGTRGVLGVRMGTVFDIAKRNSGMPLAEVGRLLDEDPYESRMAAFCILDFQVRAARLPSGEREARYRLYLDRHDAIDAWDMVDRAAPRVVGMFLRERSRDPLFDLAVSADPLRRRTAMTAPLAYTRPLHRAGIADLLRIAEMLAADPDPLVNKPVGIALRHAGAVAPDAVREFLARMGPALPDRIRREVMKTLPASAE, encoded by the coding sequence ATGACGTCATCGGCAGGCAGCGTCATCGGCGAGTTGGCTGCGGCCGCGGACCTCGCCGCGCACCCCAACCGCCACTACACCGGCACCCGCGGGGTGCTCGGCGTGCGCATGGGCACGGTGTTCGACATCGCCAAGCGGAACAGTGGGATGCCGTTGGCCGAGGTGGGGCGCCTGCTCGACGAGGATCCGTATGAGAGCCGCATGGCCGCGTTCTGCATCCTGGACTTCCAGGTTCGCGCTGCCCGACTGCCCAGCGGTGAGCGGGAGGCGCGCTACCGCTTGTACCTCGACAGGCATGACGCGATCGATGCCTGGGACATGGTGGACCGCGCCGCCCCGCGCGTCGTCGGCATGTTCCTGCGCGAGCGGTCGAGGGATCCGCTGTTCGACCTGGCCGTCTCAGCGGACCCGCTGCGCCGGCGCACAGCGATGACCGCACCGCTGGCCTACACCCGCCCGCTGCACCGCGCGGGGATCGCAGACCTGCTGAGGATTGCGGAGATGCTCGCAGCCGACCCTGACCCGCTGGTCAACAAGCCGGTGGGAATCGCGCTCCGGCACGCCGGGGCCGTCGCGCCGGATGCCGTGCGGGAGTTCCTCGCTCGCATGGGACCCGCGCTGCCCGACCGCATCCGTCGCGAGGTCATGAAGACGCTCCCGGCGAGTGCGGAGTGA
- a CDS encoding VOC family protein yields MSLRGFSTINFWADDVQAAADWYTQFLGIEPYFTRSGPDGKLAYAEFRIGDYQHELGIIDNRYRPAHSATDGARSAPNGAVMYWHVDELDGTIERLLALGAAEYEPVTVRGEGFVTASVVDPFGNLLGVMNNPHYLEVLDAAGERQQGSGAG; encoded by the coding sequence ATGAGCTTGCGAGGATTCAGCACCATCAACTTCTGGGCAGACGATGTTCAGGCGGCCGCCGACTGGTACACCCAGTTCCTGGGCATCGAGCCCTACTTCACCCGATCCGGGCCCGACGGGAAGCTGGCCTACGCCGAGTTCCGCATCGGTGACTACCAGCACGAGCTCGGCATCATCGACAACCGGTACCGCCCCGCGCACTCCGCGACCGACGGCGCGCGCAGTGCGCCCAACGGCGCAGTCATGTACTGGCACGTCGATGAGCTGGACGGCACCATTGAACGGCTGCTGGCCTTGGGCGCCGCCGAGTACGAGCCGGTGACGGTGCGCGGCGAGGGCTTCGTGACGGCCTCCGTCGTCGATCCGTTCGGCAACCTGCTCGGCGTGATGAACAACCCCCACTACCTCGAGGTGCTCGACGCCGCGGGGGAGCGGCAGCAGGGGAGCGGGGCCGGCTAG
- a CDS encoding Pr6Pr family membrane protein, whose amino-acid sequence MSPRAVGLWRVGSGVLVLAVLAYAFSERIAAGDDNPFDFFGYFTNLTCLLTSAVLIAVGARGVTARRVPNCLIVARGVALASLIVVAVIYNVVVPGTGSAPPWVSAVLHVAFPVAVALDWLLVGDRPPLPWRTLWLVLPYPLIWLAVVLVRGATDGWVPYGFLLPERGQLALAGTVGGLLAALLAAGVLTWSVSRVPALLPRPAAPGR is encoded by the coding sequence GTGTCTCCTCGTGCGGTCGGGTTGTGGCGTGTCGGCAGCGGGGTGCTCGTGCTCGCGGTGCTCGCGTACGCGTTCTCCGAGCGGATCGCGGCCGGCGACGACAACCCGTTCGACTTCTTCGGCTACTTCACCAACCTCACCTGCCTGCTGACGAGCGCCGTGCTGATCGCCGTCGGGGCACGCGGTGTCACCGCACGGCGCGTCCCGAACTGTCTCATCGTCGCGCGCGGTGTCGCTCTCGCCTCCCTCATCGTCGTCGCGGTGATCTACAACGTGGTCGTGCCCGGAACTGGCTCCGCACCACCCTGGGTCAGTGCGGTGCTCCATGTGGCGTTCCCCGTTGCCGTCGCGCTGGATTGGCTGCTCGTCGGCGACCGGCCGCCGCTGCCCTGGAGGACTCTGTGGCTCGTGCTTCCGTATCCGCTGATCTGGCTCGCGGTCGTCCTGGTCCGCGGAGCCACCGATGGCTGGGTGCCGTACGGATTTCTGCTCCCTGAGCGCGGCCAGCTCGCCCTGGCGGGCACGGTCGGCGGTCTCCTCGCTGCATTGCTCGCTGCCGGCGTCCTGACCTGGAGTGTGAGCAGAGTGCCAGCGCTCCTGCCCCGCCCGGCTGCACCCGGGCGGTGA